The following are encoded together in the Mesoplodon densirostris isolate mMesDen1 chromosome 2, mMesDen1 primary haplotype, whole genome shotgun sequence genome:
- the LOC132481414 gene encoding probable transmembrane reductase CYB561D1 isoform X2, protein MQSLEVGLVPAPQREPRLTRWLRRGSGILAHLVALGFTIFLTVLSRPGTSLFSWHPVFMALAFCLCMAEAILLFSPEHSLFFFCSRKARIRLHWAGQTVAVLCAALGLGFIISSRTRSELPHLVSWHSWVGALTLLATSVQALCGLCLLCPRAARVSRVARLKLYHLTCGLVVYLMATVTVLLGMHSVWFQAQIKGAAWYLCLALPLYPALVIMHQISSSYLPRKKMEM, encoded by the exons ATGCAGTCCCTGGAGGTAGGTCTGGTTCCCGCTCCACAGAGGGAGCCGAGACTGACCCGGTGGCTGCGGAGAGGCAGTGGGATCTTGGCGCACCTGGTCGCTTTGGGCTTCACCATCTTTCTGACAGTGCTGTCCCGACCAGGAACCA GTCTTTTCTCCTGGCACCCTGTATTCATGGCCTTGGCG TTCTGCCTCTGCATGGCTGAGGCCATCCTACTCTTCTCGCCTGAGCACTCCCTGTTCTTCTTCTGCTCCCGAAAGGCCCGGATCCGACTCCATTGGGCGGGGCAGACCGTAGCCGTCCTCTGCGCAGCCCTGGGCCTGGGCTTTATCATCTCCAGCAGGACCCGCAGTGAGCTGCCCCACCTGGTGTCCTGGCACAGCTGGGTAGGGGCTCTGACATTGCTGGCCACTAGCGTCCAGGCACTGTGTGGGCTCTGCCTCCTCTGTCCCCGGGCGGCCAGGGTCTCAAGGGTGGCTCGCCTCAAGCTCTACCACCTGACATGTGGACTGGTGGTCTACCTAATGGCTACAGTAACAGTGCTCCTGGGTATGCACTCTGTGTGGTTCCAGGCCCAGATCAAAGGTGCAGCCTGGTACCTGTGCCTGGCACTGCCCCTCTATCCAGCCCTGGTAATCATGCACCAGATCTCCAGCTCCTACTTGCCAAGGAAGAAGATGGAAATGTGA
- the LOC132481414 gene encoding probable transmembrane reductase CYB561D1 isoform X4, protein MALAFCLCMAEAILLFSPEHSLFFFCSRKARIRLHWAGQTVAVLCAALGLGFIISSRTRSELPHLVSWHSWVGALTLLATSVQALCGLCLLCPRAARVSRVARLKLYHLTCGLVVYLMATVTVLLGMHSVWFQAQIKGAAWYLCLALPLYPALVIMHQISSSYLPRKKMEM, encoded by the exons ATGGCCTTGGCG TTCTGCCTCTGCATGGCTGAGGCCATCCTACTCTTCTCGCCTGAGCACTCCCTGTTCTTCTTCTGCTCCCGAAAGGCCCGGATCCGACTCCATTGGGCGGGGCAGACCGTAGCCGTCCTCTGCGCAGCCCTGGGCCTGGGCTTTATCATCTCCAGCAGGACCCGCAGTGAGCTGCCCCACCTGGTGTCCTGGCACAGCTGGGTAGGGGCTCTGACATTGCTGGCCACTAGCGTCCAGGCACTGTGTGGGCTCTGCCTCCTCTGTCCCCGGGCGGCCAGGGTCTCAAGGGTGGCTCGCCTCAAGCTCTACCACCTGACATGTGGACTGGTGGTCTACCTAATGGCTACAGTAACAGTGCTCCTGGGTATGCACTCTGTGTGGTTCCAGGCCCAGATCAAAGGTGCAGCCTGGTACCTGTGCCTGGCACTGCCCCTCTATCCAGCCCTGGTAATCATGCACCAGATCTCCAGCTCCTACTTGCCAAGGAAGAAGATGGAAATGTGA
- the ATXN7L2 gene encoding ataxin-7-like protein 2 isoform X1 gives MAVRERAAAAMAALERRVPSLDDFAGQSWSSWVERAELPAADGAELEESNKNLKKLDAMTLIKEDMSIFGHCPAHDDFYLVVCNHCSQVVKPQAFQKHCERRHGPLSKLYARAPPPPPAPASSQKCHVVNGQGPACRAPGSTKTSSREKGQGSRSRGHQPPEKTQKDNLCLFVPVVNLEKMSSLPKPDGHGIRVAPPSAFLSQPAGLTKDSPGKNPMASPSKEFPGRGSIEITPSEGPIHRAEGSPSEKEPGGARLPPKTHRKMARKECDLNRQCGVINPETKKICTRLLTCKIHSVHQRREVQGRAKDFDVLVAELKANSRKGESPKEKSPGRKEAALERPSQEPPSSVQAVAAVAAPSSTFSARAKQTYPYCALPRSRASSESELDDEGPCGGDGDPGLFPFPLPRGGAQASSEESEEEGTSDDLHLPTDCHYATRPPRPQAFCTFGSRLVSPGCYVFSRRLDRFCSALSSMLERHLSSHMWKKIPPAAEPPSHLVSSLPSAPLSPSSTGSCPRLPGPPPRPTCPASMPPTKDSLGPGYPAGSPNVAAACSQAECMGGSQAITSPLPANTPSPSFSKLPPSKASKSSKGKDGLEVEAPSRKRKLSPGPTTFKRTCVLEPTGKGKPSGCRGLLAKTKTGLGMGLNGTVEPRVKRAGPLDCRGSPHQPPTPVKASQLDNQGAAGQPAKALSTNCLSEEEVAKKRKNLATYCRPVKAKHCQAGAPADAACSVRRKKPGPALAFEEKCSTLKSKAH, from the exons ATGGCGGTGCGTGAACGCGCGGCGGCAGCAATGGCCGCTCTGGAGCGGCGGGTGCCGAGTCTCGATGACTTCGCGGGACAGAGCTGGAGCTCGTGGGTGGAGCGGGCCGAGCTGCCCGCGGCCGACG GGGCTGAGTTGGAGGAGAGTAACAAAAACCTGAAGAAGTTGGATGCCATGACCCTCATTAAAGAAG ACATGTCCATCTTCGGGCACTGCCCTGCCCATGACGACTTCTATTTGGTTGTATGTAACCATTGCAGCCAAGTGGTGAAGCCTCAAGCTTTCCAGAAGCACTGCG AAAGAAGACATGGGCCGCTCAGCAAGCTTTACGCCcgggccccacccccacctccagcccctgccaGCTCTCAGAAATGCCATGTAGTGAACGGTCAGGGCCCAGCTTGTAGGGCCCCAGGTTCCACCAAAACCTCCTCCAGGGAGAAGGGCCAGGGGTCCCGGAGCCGTGGCCACCAGCCTCCTGAGAAGACCCAGAAGGACAACCTCTG CCTTTTCGTGCCTGTGGTGAATCTGGAAAAGATGTCCAGTCTCCCGAAGCCCGATGGACACGGAATCAGGGTGGCTCCGCCCTCTGCTTTCCTCAGCCAGCCGGCTGGCCTCACCAAGGACTCCCCTGGAAAAAACCCCATGGCATCCCCTTCTAAAGAATTTCCTGGCAGAGGGAGCATCGAGATAACCCCCAGCGAGGGCCCCATTCACCGGGCTGAAGGCAGCCCGTCTGAAAAGGAGCCTGGTGGGGCCAGACTGCCCCCTAAAACCCACCGGAAGATGGCTC GGAAGGAGTGCGACCTCAACAGGCAGTGTGGGGTAATAAATCCAGAGACCAAAAAGATCTGTACCCGCCTGCTGACCTGCAAG ATCCACTCCGTGCACCAGCGCAGGGAAGTCCAGGGCCGAGCCAAGGACTTTGATGTGCTGGTGGCAGAGCTGAAGGCCAACTCCCGCAAAGGGGAGTCTCCCAAGGAGAAGAGCCCAGGGCGCAAGGAGGCAGCTCTTGAGCGCCCCTCCCAGGAGCCCCCCTCCTCAGTCCAAGCTGTGGCAGCCGTGGCTGCTCCCAGCAGCACCTTCTCTGCTCGTGCCAAGCAGACCTACCCATACTGTGCACTGCCCAG ATCCCGGGCCTCCTCTGAGAGTGAGTTGGATGATGAAGGCCcttgtggtggtgatggggacCCAGGCCTgttccccttccccctgccccggGGTGGTGCCCAGGCCTCCAGCGAGGAGAGTGAGGAGGAGGGGACATCTGATGACCTCCACCTCCCCACTGACTGCCATTATGCAACCAGGCCCCCTCGGCCGCAGGCG TTCTGCACCTTTGGGAGCCGGCTGGTGAGTCCAGGATGCTACGTGTTTAGCCGCCGGCTGGACCGGTTCTGCTCGGCACTGAGCTCTATGCTGGAACGGCACCTCAGCTCACACATGTGGAA GAAAATCCCCCCGGCGGCTGAGCCTCCATCCCACCTTGTCAGCTCCCTGCCATCTGCTCCCCTGAGCCCATCCTCTACGGGCAGCTGTCCCCGCCTTCCAGGCCCACCCCCCAGACCCACCTGCCCAGCCTCCATGCCCCCCACCAAGGACAGCCTTGGCCCCGGCTACCCTGCAGGCTCCCCCAACGTGGCAGCCGCCTGCAGCCAGGCGGAGTGCATGGGCGGGAGCCAGGCTATCACCTCACCACTGCCTGCCAACACACCTTCCCCGTCCTTCAGCAAGCTCCCACCTTCCAAGGCCAGCAAGTCATCCAAAGGCAAGGACGGGCTCGAGGTGGAGGCTCCTTCTCGAAAGCGAAAGTTATCCCCTGGGCCCACCACTTTCAAACGGACCTGCGTCCTGGAGCCCACTGGAAAGGGCAAACCCTCTGGCTGCCGGGGCCTCTTGGCCAAGACTAAAACAGGCCTGGGCATGGGGCTTAATGGGACGGTGGAGCCAAGAGTGAAGCGGGCAGGGCCCCTGGACTGTCGGGGTTCCCCTCATCAACCCCCCACGCCAGTCAAGGCTTCTCAGCTGGACAACCAGGGAGCGGCTGGACAACCGGCCAAGGCCCTGTCAACCAACTGCCTCTCTGAGGAGGAGGTAGCCAAGAAGCGGAAAAACCTGGCCACTTACTGCCGGCCAGTGAAGGCCAAGCACTGCCAGGCTGGTGCCCCTGCCGACGCGGCCTGCTCTGTGCGCCGCAAGAAGCCGGGTCCAGCCCTGGCCTTTGAGGAGAAGTGTTCTACACTGAAG TCAAAAGCCCATTAA
- the LOC132481414 gene encoding probable transmembrane reductase CYB561D1 isoform X3 — translation MALAVSLGFFVQFCLCMAEAILLFSPEHSLFFFCSRKARIRLHWAGQTVAVLCAALGLGFIISSRTRSELPHLVSWHSWVGALTLLATSVQALCGLCLLCPRAARVSRVARLKLYHLTCGLVVYLMATVTVLLGMHSVWFQAQIKGAAWYLCLALPLYPALVIMHQISSSYLPRKKMEM, via the exons ATGGCCTTGGCGGTGAGTTTGGGCTTCTTTGTGCAG TTCTGCCTCTGCATGGCTGAGGCCATCCTACTCTTCTCGCCTGAGCACTCCCTGTTCTTCTTCTGCTCCCGAAAGGCCCGGATCCGACTCCATTGGGCGGGGCAGACCGTAGCCGTCCTCTGCGCAGCCCTGGGCCTGGGCTTTATCATCTCCAGCAGGACCCGCAGTGAGCTGCCCCACCTGGTGTCCTGGCACAGCTGGGTAGGGGCTCTGACATTGCTGGCCACTAGCGTCCAGGCACTGTGTGGGCTCTGCCTCCTCTGTCCCCGGGCGGCCAGGGTCTCAAGGGTGGCTCGCCTCAAGCTCTACCACCTGACATGTGGACTGGTGGTCTACCTAATGGCTACAGTAACAGTGCTCCTGGGTATGCACTCTGTGTGGTTCCAGGCCCAGATCAAAGGTGCAGCCTGGTACCTGTGCCTGGCACTGCCCCTCTATCCAGCCCTGGTAATCATGCACCAGATCTCCAGCTCCTACTTGCCAAGGAAGAAGATGGAAATGTGA
- the LOC132481414 gene encoding probable transmembrane reductase CYB561D1 isoform X5 encodes MAEAILLFSPEHSLFFFCSRKARIRLHWAGQTVAVLCAALGLGFIISSRTRSELPHLVSWHSWVGALTLLATSVQALCGLCLLCPRAARVSRVARLKLYHLTCGLVVYLMATVTVLLGMHSVWFQAQIKGAAWYLCLALPLYPALVIMHQISSSYLPRKKMEM; translated from the coding sequence ATGGCTGAGGCCATCCTACTCTTCTCGCCTGAGCACTCCCTGTTCTTCTTCTGCTCCCGAAAGGCCCGGATCCGACTCCATTGGGCGGGGCAGACCGTAGCCGTCCTCTGCGCAGCCCTGGGCCTGGGCTTTATCATCTCCAGCAGGACCCGCAGTGAGCTGCCCCACCTGGTGTCCTGGCACAGCTGGGTAGGGGCTCTGACATTGCTGGCCACTAGCGTCCAGGCACTGTGTGGGCTCTGCCTCCTCTGTCCCCGGGCGGCCAGGGTCTCAAGGGTGGCTCGCCTCAAGCTCTACCACCTGACATGTGGACTGGTGGTCTACCTAATGGCTACAGTAACAGTGCTCCTGGGTATGCACTCTGTGTGGTTCCAGGCCCAGATCAAAGGTGCAGCCTGGTACCTGTGCCTGGCACTGCCCCTCTATCCAGCCCTGGTAATCATGCACCAGATCTCCAGCTCCTACTTGCCAAGGAAGAAGATGGAAATGTGA
- the SYPL2 gene encoding synaptophysin-like protein 2: MSSTESSSRTADKSPRQQVDRLLVGVRWRRLEEPLGFIKVLQWLFAIFAFGSCGSYSGETGATIRCNNEAKDVSTIIVSFGYPFRLNRVQYEMPLCDDESTSKTMHLMGDFSAPAEFFVTLGIFSFFYTIAALILYLRFHNIYTENRRFPLVDFCVTVSFTFFWLVAAAAWGKGLTDIKGATRPSSLIAAMSVCNGEEAVCSAGATPSMGLANISVLFGFISFFLWAGNCWFVFKETPWHGKGQDQGQGAGQESAAEQGAVEKQ, translated from the exons ATGTCCTCGACGGAGAGCTCCAGTCGCACGGCGGACAAGTCGCCGCGCCAGCAG GTGGACCGCCTGCTCGTGGGGGTGCGCTGGAGGCGGCTGGAGGAGCCGCTGGGCTTCATCAAAGTTCTCCAGTGG CTCTTTGCTATTTTCGCCTTCGGGTCCTGCGGCTCCTACAGTGGGGAAACAGGAGCAACGATTCGCTGCAACAACGAAGCCAAGGACGTGAGCACCATCATTGTTTCGTTCGGCTATCCCTTCAG GTTGAACCGGGTCCAGTATGAGATGCCCCTCTGCGACGATGAATCCACCTCCAAGACCATGCATCTCATGGGGGACTTCTCTGCCCCCGCCGAGTTCTTCGTGACCCTGGgcatcttttccttcttctacaCCATAGCTGCACTCATCCTCTACCTGCGTTTCCACAACATCTACACGGAGAACAGGCGCTTCCCCCTGGTG GACTTCTGTGTGACTGTCTCCTTCACCTTTTTCTGGCTGGTAGCTGCAGCTGCCTGGGGCAAGGGCCTGACTGACATCAAGGGGGCCACACGACCATCCAGCCTGATAGCAGCCATGTCTGTGTGCAATGGAGAGGAGGCGGTGTGCAGTGCCGGGGCCACGCCCTCCATGGGACTGGCCAACATCTCCGTG CTCTTTGGCTTTATCAGCTTCTTCCTGTGGGCCGGGAACTGTTGGTTTGTGTTCAAGGAGACCCCGTGGCATGGGAAGGGCCAGGACCAGGGCCAGGGCGCCGGCCAGGAGAGCGCAGCTGAGCAGGGAGCGGTGGAGAAGCAGTAA
- the ATXN7L2 gene encoding ataxin-7-like protein 2 isoform X2, whose translation MAALERRVPSLDDFAGQSWSSWVERAELPAADGAELEESNKNLKKLDAMTLIKEERRHGPLSKLYARAPPPPPAPASSQKCHVVNGQGPACRAPGSTKTSSREKGQGSRSRGHQPPEKTQKDNLCLFVPVVNLEKMSSLPKPDGHGIRVAPPSAFLSQPAGLTKDSPGKNPMASPSKEFPGRGSIEITPSEGPIHRAEGSPSEKEPGGARLPPKTHRKMARKECDLNRQCGVINPETKKICTRLLTCKIHSVHQRREVQGRAKDFDVLVAELKANSRKGESPKEKSPGRKEAALERPSQEPPSSVQAVAAVAAPSSTFSARAKQTYPYCALPRSRASSESELDDEGPCGGDGDPGLFPFPLPRGGAQASSEESEEEGTSDDLHLPTDCHYATRPPRPQAFCTFGSRLVSPGCYVFSRRLDRFCSALSSMLERHLSSHMWKKIPPAAEPPSHLVSSLPSAPLSPSSTGSCPRLPGPPPRPTCPASMPPTKDSLGPGYPAGSPNVAAACSQAECMGGSQAITSPLPANTPSPSFSKLPPSKASKSSKGKDGLEVEAPSRKRKLSPGPTTFKRTCVLEPTGKGKPSGCRGLLAKTKTGLGMGLNGTVEPRVKRAGPLDCRGSPHQPPTPVKASQLDNQGAAGQPAKALSTNCLSEEEVAKKRKNLATYCRPVKAKHCQAGAPADAACSVRRKKPGPALAFEEKCSTLKSKAH comes from the exons ATGGCCGCTCTGGAGCGGCGGGTGCCGAGTCTCGATGACTTCGCGGGACAGAGCTGGAGCTCGTGGGTGGAGCGGGCCGAGCTGCCCGCGGCCGACG GGGCTGAGTTGGAGGAGAGTAACAAAAACCTGAAGAAGTTGGATGCCATGACCCTCATTAAAGAAG AAAGAAGACATGGGCCGCTCAGCAAGCTTTACGCCcgggccccacccccacctccagcccctgccaGCTCTCAGAAATGCCATGTAGTGAACGGTCAGGGCCCAGCTTGTAGGGCCCCAGGTTCCACCAAAACCTCCTCCAGGGAGAAGGGCCAGGGGTCCCGGAGCCGTGGCCACCAGCCTCCTGAGAAGACCCAGAAGGACAACCTCTG CCTTTTCGTGCCTGTGGTGAATCTGGAAAAGATGTCCAGTCTCCCGAAGCCCGATGGACACGGAATCAGGGTGGCTCCGCCCTCTGCTTTCCTCAGCCAGCCGGCTGGCCTCACCAAGGACTCCCCTGGAAAAAACCCCATGGCATCCCCTTCTAAAGAATTTCCTGGCAGAGGGAGCATCGAGATAACCCCCAGCGAGGGCCCCATTCACCGGGCTGAAGGCAGCCCGTCTGAAAAGGAGCCTGGTGGGGCCAGACTGCCCCCTAAAACCCACCGGAAGATGGCTC GGAAGGAGTGCGACCTCAACAGGCAGTGTGGGGTAATAAATCCAGAGACCAAAAAGATCTGTACCCGCCTGCTGACCTGCAAG ATCCACTCCGTGCACCAGCGCAGGGAAGTCCAGGGCCGAGCCAAGGACTTTGATGTGCTGGTGGCAGAGCTGAAGGCCAACTCCCGCAAAGGGGAGTCTCCCAAGGAGAAGAGCCCAGGGCGCAAGGAGGCAGCTCTTGAGCGCCCCTCCCAGGAGCCCCCCTCCTCAGTCCAAGCTGTGGCAGCCGTGGCTGCTCCCAGCAGCACCTTCTCTGCTCGTGCCAAGCAGACCTACCCATACTGTGCACTGCCCAG ATCCCGGGCCTCCTCTGAGAGTGAGTTGGATGATGAAGGCCcttgtggtggtgatggggacCCAGGCCTgttccccttccccctgccccggGGTGGTGCCCAGGCCTCCAGCGAGGAGAGTGAGGAGGAGGGGACATCTGATGACCTCCACCTCCCCACTGACTGCCATTATGCAACCAGGCCCCCTCGGCCGCAGGCG TTCTGCACCTTTGGGAGCCGGCTGGTGAGTCCAGGATGCTACGTGTTTAGCCGCCGGCTGGACCGGTTCTGCTCGGCACTGAGCTCTATGCTGGAACGGCACCTCAGCTCACACATGTGGAA GAAAATCCCCCCGGCGGCTGAGCCTCCATCCCACCTTGTCAGCTCCCTGCCATCTGCTCCCCTGAGCCCATCCTCTACGGGCAGCTGTCCCCGCCTTCCAGGCCCACCCCCCAGACCCACCTGCCCAGCCTCCATGCCCCCCACCAAGGACAGCCTTGGCCCCGGCTACCCTGCAGGCTCCCCCAACGTGGCAGCCGCCTGCAGCCAGGCGGAGTGCATGGGCGGGAGCCAGGCTATCACCTCACCACTGCCTGCCAACACACCTTCCCCGTCCTTCAGCAAGCTCCCACCTTCCAAGGCCAGCAAGTCATCCAAAGGCAAGGACGGGCTCGAGGTGGAGGCTCCTTCTCGAAAGCGAAAGTTATCCCCTGGGCCCACCACTTTCAAACGGACCTGCGTCCTGGAGCCCACTGGAAAGGGCAAACCCTCTGGCTGCCGGGGCCTCTTGGCCAAGACTAAAACAGGCCTGGGCATGGGGCTTAATGGGACGGTGGAGCCAAGAGTGAAGCGGGCAGGGCCCCTGGACTGTCGGGGTTCCCCTCATCAACCCCCCACGCCAGTCAAGGCTTCTCAGCTGGACAACCAGGGAGCGGCTGGACAACCGGCCAAGGCCCTGTCAACCAACTGCCTCTCTGAGGAGGAGGTAGCCAAGAAGCGGAAAAACCTGGCCACTTACTGCCGGCCAGTGAAGGCCAAGCACTGCCAGGCTGGTGCCCCTGCCGACGCGGCCTGCTCTGTGCGCCGCAAGAAGCCGGGTCCAGCCCTGGCCTTTGAGGAGAAGTGTTCTACACTGAAG TCAAAAGCCCATTAA
- the LOC132481414 gene encoding probable transmembrane reductase CYB561D1 isoform X1 → MQSLEVGLVPAPQREPRLTRWLRRGSGILAHLVALGFTIFLTVLSRPGTSLFSWHPVFMALAVSLGFFVQFCLCMAEAILLFSPEHSLFFFCSRKARIRLHWAGQTVAVLCAALGLGFIISSRTRSELPHLVSWHSWVGALTLLATSVQALCGLCLLCPRAARVSRVARLKLYHLTCGLVVYLMATVTVLLGMHSVWFQAQIKGAAWYLCLALPLYPALVIMHQISSSYLPRKKMEM, encoded by the exons ATGCAGTCCCTGGAGGTAGGTCTGGTTCCCGCTCCACAGAGGGAGCCGAGACTGACCCGGTGGCTGCGGAGAGGCAGTGGGATCTTGGCGCACCTGGTCGCTTTGGGCTTCACCATCTTTCTGACAGTGCTGTCCCGACCAGGAACCA GTCTTTTCTCCTGGCACCCTGTATTCATGGCCTTGGCGGTGAGTTTGGGCTTCTTTGTGCAG TTCTGCCTCTGCATGGCTGAGGCCATCCTACTCTTCTCGCCTGAGCACTCCCTGTTCTTCTTCTGCTCCCGAAAGGCCCGGATCCGACTCCATTGGGCGGGGCAGACCGTAGCCGTCCTCTGCGCAGCCCTGGGCCTGGGCTTTATCATCTCCAGCAGGACCCGCAGTGAGCTGCCCCACCTGGTGTCCTGGCACAGCTGGGTAGGGGCTCTGACATTGCTGGCCACTAGCGTCCAGGCACTGTGTGGGCTCTGCCTCCTCTGTCCCCGGGCGGCCAGGGTCTCAAGGGTGGCTCGCCTCAAGCTCTACCACCTGACATGTGGACTGGTGGTCTACCTAATGGCTACAGTAACAGTGCTCCTGGGTATGCACTCTGTGTGGTTCCAGGCCCAGATCAAAGGTGCAGCCTGGTACCTGTGCCTGGCACTGCCCCTCTATCCAGCCCTGGTAATCATGCACCAGATCTCCAGCTCCTACTTGCCAAGGAAGAAGATGGAAATGTGA